ATGGCCTGGATGATGGACACCTACTCTATGAACGTGGGCCACGCTGTCCCCGGAGTGGTCACTGGCAAACCCATTTCTATCGGTGGTTCTCGCGGACGAGAAATGGCCACAGGCCGAGGGGTAATGATTACTGTCCGGGAAGCTTTGGCGGCTCAAGGCAAGTCCCTGGCAGGTGCCCGAATTGTCATTCAAGGATTTGGCAATGTTGGTCGCTCAGCCGCTCAGTTACTGTACGAAGCTGGCGCTAGAATTCTGGCTGTCTCCACCAGTTCCAACGGTCTATTTGCTGACGCTGGCCTGGATATTCCCGCCTTACTCGCTTACACCGCCGAAAATCATAAAAGCTTGGTTGGCTTTCCGGGGTCCACGCCGATTAGCAATGATGATCTCTTGCTCCTTCCTTGCGATGTCTTGATTCCAGCGGCTTTAGAAAACCAAATTACCGAAGCTAATGTCGATCAAGTCAAGGCTCAGATCGTCGTAGAAGCTGCCAATGGCCCGGTGACGTTAGCCGCAGATCAAGCCTTGGAAGCGAGAGGAGTGACGGTATTTCCTGATATCCTGGCCAACGCAGGTGGAGTGGTCGTCAGTTATCTGGAGTGGGTCCAAGGGCTATCTTACGTTTTCTGGGACGAGGAACGGGTGAACCGCGAAATGGAAAGCTTGATGGTTCATGCCTTCCAGCGTGTCTTGCAGCAATCACAAAACCGCCAAGTTCCACTCCGCTTAGCAGCCTATACCCTAGCTGTAGGACGAGTGGCCCAAGCGGTTAGCGATCGCGGTCTCTATCCTTAATTCTCGCTCCTCCTGTTTAGAGGATTAGGGTTTTAGCGATCGCCCTTGCCTAATTTGAGGGAAAGAGGGCGATCGCTTTTTCTCTCTCATTGTTTTTGTTAGTCGCAATAAACGTAGGGGGCGGGTTTAGCAGGAGTACTCGCGTTATCGCAATACCTACATTACAAAACCCGCCCCTACAGATGATGGCTCGATTGTGGCTTAGCTGGCGTGCTGTTTGTACCACTCGATCGTGTTTTTCAGCCCTTGCTTGAATTCCATTTGAGCCGTAAAACCAAAGAACTGTTTAGCTCGTTCTGTATCTAAGCAACGGCGAGGCTGACCGTTGGGTTGGTCGGTTTCCCAAACAATCTCACCCTCGAAGCCCATCAGCTCACAAATTAGAGTCACCAGATCACGAATTGAGATCTCGTAACCAGTCCCCAGATTCACAGGCTCAGAATCGTTGTAAGACTGCGCACCCATGACAATGCCACGAGCCGCATCCTCAGAGTAGAGAAACTCACGGGTCGGGCTGCCGTCACCCCAGACAGGAAGTTGCTGGTCTCCCCGTTGCTGAGCTTCATAAACCTTGCGAATCAAGGCTGGGATGACGTGGGAACTGCGAGGATCAAAGTTATCTTCAGGCCCATACAAGTTCACTGGCAATAAGTAGATGCCATTGAAGCCATATTGCTGACGATAGGATTGCAGCTGGACCAACAGAGCTTTTTTAGCCACACCATAAGGTGCGTTAGTTTCCTCCGGGTAGCCGTCCCAGAGATTCTCTTCCTTAAACGGAACCGGGGTGAACTTAGGGTAAGCGCAAATGGTGCCCACACAGACAAACTTTTGCACTCCTGCTTGATAGGCGGCATGGATCAGCTGCGTGCCCATCATCAAGTTGTCATAGAACAGCTCTGCTGGCTTTTCCCGATTCAGCCCGATACCACCCACATGCGCCGCTAAATGGATCACCACATCCTGCTGATCAACCGCTCGTTGGCACTGTTCGAGGAAACGAAGATCACAATCCCGCGATCGCACGACTGTAATCTTCTGAGGATCAGCACCCGCGCTTTGGAGTTGGGCGATCACTTGACGCCCTAGGAAGCCAGCTCCCCCGGTCACTAAAATCCGTTTATCTCTGAGATCCAGCGTTGTCATGGCTTTTTCATCTCTATTGAAATAAATCAGGAATGCTCAGAGATTAGCTCATTACATTGCTGACTTCGTGACGAATGGTAGCGTGTTCCAAAGACGAACCTCTACCATTTTCCATAGTAAGTCCCAAAGCTTGCAAGTCAGCTTCCACCATGATGGCGACAAGCTGTGCAAAAGTCACAGAAGGCTCCCAGCCCAACTTCTGCTTCGCTTTAGCGGGATCTCCAATCAGCAGGTCAACTTCTGCCGGACGCAGGTAGCGCTCATCAAATTCAACGTAGTCGTGCCAGTCCAGGTTGACGCACCTGAAGGACAAATCGAGGAACTCACTAATCGAGTGCGTTTCACCCGTTGCCACTACGTAGTCATCTGCCTCATCTTGTTGCAGCATCAACCACATTGCACGCACATAATCTTTGGCGTATCCCCAGTCTCGCTTGGAATCTAAGTTACCCAAGTAAATTTTCTTTTGCTTACCTGCCACAATTCGGGCGATCGCTCGGGTAATTTTGCGAGTGACAAACGTTTCACCCCGACGTGGAGATTCGTGGTTGAACAAAATCCCATTAGCAGCAAACAGACCATAGGATTCGCGGTAGTTTACAGTTTGCCAGTGAGCGTAAACTTTGGCACAAGCATAAGGACTACGGGGATAGAAGGGCGTAGTTTCTAGTTGGGGTACTTCCTGCACCTTCCCAAACATTTCTGAGGAGCCTGCTTGGTAGAATCGCACTTCTAAGCCTGTACGGTGCTGATAGTCCCGGATCGCTTCCAGTAAGCGAAGTGTCCCCATACCCACTGCATCAACCGTGTACTCTGGCGAGTCAAAGCTGACGCGCACATGCGATTGAGCCCCTAGGTTGTAAATTTCTTGTGGCTGTACTTCTTCTAAAATACGGCGTAGCGTTGTCCCATCTGTTAAGTCACCATAGTGCAGAAACAAACGCGCTCCCTCTTTGTGAGGGTCTTCGTATATATGGTCAATCCGATCCGTATTGAAGGTTGAAGTTCGTCGAATAATGCCATGAACTTCATAACCCTTTTCTAACAGTAATTCACTGAGGTAAGAGCCATCTTG
The sequence above is a segment of the Trichocoleus desertorum ATA4-8-CV12 genome. Coding sequences within it:
- a CDS encoding Glu/Leu/Phe/Val dehydrogenase; this encodes MGSPSVLPLEPASPAHICPLDQTCSYLDEAARELQLDAGLQAILSHPRKVVTVSIPIKLDNGTVQVLAGHRVQHCDVLGPYKGGTRYHPAVTLREVSALAMLMTWKCALLGIPYGGAKGGIALNPNDYSVAELERITRRYTNELIKDIGPSVDIPAPDVGTSAREMAWMMDTYSMNVGHAVPGVVTGKPISIGGSRGREMATGRGVMITVREALAAQGKSLAGARIVIQGFGNVGRSAAQLLYEAGARILAVSTSSNGLFADAGLDIPALLAYTAENHKSLVGFPGSTPISNDDLLLLPCDVLIPAALENQITEANVDQVKAQIVVEAANGPVTLAADQALEARGVTVFPDILANAGGVVVSYLEWVQGLSYVFWDEERVNREMESLMVHAFQRVLQQSQNRQVPLRLAAYTLAVGRVAQAVSDRGLYP
- a CDS encoding GDP-L-fucose synthase, whose amino-acid sequence is MTTLDLRDKRILVTGGAGFLGRQVIAQLQSAGADPQKITVVRSRDCDLRFLEQCQRAVDQQDVVIHLAAHVGGIGLNREKPAELFYDNLMMGTQLIHAAYQAGVQKFVCVGTICAYPKFTPVPFKEENLWDGYPEETNAPYGVAKKALLVQLQSYRQQYGFNGIYLLPVNLYGPEDNFDPRSSHVIPALIRKVYEAQQRGDQQLPVWGDGSPTREFLYSEDAARGIVMGAQSYNDSEPVNLGTGYEISIRDLVTLICELMGFEGEIVWETDQPNGQPRRCLDTERAKQFFGFTAQMEFKQGLKNTIEWYKQHAS
- the gmd gene encoding GDP-mannose 4,6-dehydratase; this encodes MTQQKRALITGITGQDGSYLSELLLEKGYEVHGIIRRTSTFNTDRIDHIYEDPHKEGARLFLHYGDLTDGTTLRRILEEVQPQEIYNLGAQSHVRVSFDSPEYTVDAVGMGTLRLLEAIRDYQHRTGLEVRFYQAGSSEMFGKVQEVPQLETTPFYPRSPYACAKVYAHWQTVNYRESYGLFAANGILFNHESPRRGETFVTRKITRAIARIVAGKQKKIYLGNLDSKRDWGYAKDYVRAMWLMLQQDEADDYVVATGETHSISEFLDLSFRCVNLDWHDYVEFDERYLRPAEVDLLIGDPAKAKQKLGWEPSVTFAQLVAIMVEADLQALGLTMENGRGSSLEHATIRHEVSNVMS